The sequence AGCGTGAAACTCATCGGCGCGGGCTTCATCAAGGTACAGAGCGCGCCCTTGCAAGAGCAGATTTTAGAGGTTGTGGCAGGGCTCGAGCAGGTTTTTAAGGCCTATCCCATTGCGGAGGTGGCGATGGAGGATATTTTTTACGCCTACAATCCCAAGAGCGTGCTGAAATTGGCGCAATTTAGAGGCGCGCTGGGCTTGAAGATTTTACAAGAAAAGGGGCATTTTAGCGAATACACCCCTTTGCAAATCAAAAAAGCGATCACAGGGCATGGCAAGGCGAGCAAGGAACAAGTGGCGTTCATGG is a genomic window of Helicobacter sp. NHP19-012 containing:
- the ruvC gene encoding crossover junction endodeoxyribonuclease RuvC, translating into MLVLGIDPGSRKCGYGVVDLHSVKLIGAGFIKVQSAPLQEQILEVVAGLEQVFKAYPIAEVAMEDIFYAYNPKSVLKLAQFRGALGLKILQEKGHFSEYTPLQIKKAITGHGKASKEQVAFMVKKILGIKNDIKPLDITDAIAIALTHAQQRKAPQC